A single window of Gemmatimonadota bacterium DNA harbors:
- a CDS encoding nitroreductase, with translation MDVLEAIHTRRTIFKFKPGGVPKDVIEKTFEAGLWAPNHHLTEPWRFVVLGEETKEILAQRYSEIQEEKAAEGASDEARRILKEAGYAKFMSKPTIIAVACLQDGDDIKNREDYAAACCAMQNVQLAAWAEGVGMQWSTGPITLEENTYKLLDVDTENEYIIGFFYTGYPDEIPEPRRKPLEEVLSWTD, from the coding sequence ATGGACGTTTTGGAAGCCATTCACACGCGGCGCACAATTTTTAAGTTCAAACCGGGTGGTGTGCCCAAAGATGTGATTGAAAAAACTTTTGAGGCCGGTCTATGGGCACCAAATCACCATTTGACAGAACCGTGGCGATTTGTAGTCCTGGGAGAAGAAACCAAAGAAATACTGGCGCAACGCTACAGCGAAATTCAGGAGGAAAAAGCGGCTGAAGGTGCGAGTGATGAAGCCAGGCGAATATTAAAAGAAGCCGGTTATGCCAAGTTCATGTCAAAGCCCACAATTATTGCGGTGGCCTGTCTTCAAGATGGCGATGACATCAAGAACAGAGAAGACTATGCGGCTGCGTGTTGCGCCATGCAAAATGTACAGTTGGCTGCCTGGGCAGAAGGGGTTGGCATGCAGTGGAGTACGGGGCCGATTACGCTGGAAGAAAACACCTACAAATTGCTGGATGTAGATACCGAGAACGAATACATCATCGGATTTTTCTATACTGGATATCCCGATGAAATACCAGAACCGAGGCGCAAACCCCTCGAAGAGGTGCTGAGCTGGACGGATTGA
- a CDS encoding RNA polymerase sigma factor RpoD/SigA, with protein sequence MINASSKQSDTSLEHYLKELSHSHPISAAEEFELAVKMKRGDLKARNRLIKANLRFVVNVALKYRNQGVALADLISAGNIGLITATERFDETRGFKFISYAVWWIRQSILQTLAEQGRMIRLPINRLDLLRRIKNFSDEYQSNKGHRPTETEIANEFQITEDQVIDMLSHSPIVFSLDKPIHDEDTTLIDLMHDEDQAPPDAAIFHNALRDEVNDLLHTLDNREADVIRLYFGLDGSSWTLQAIANKYSLTRERVRQIKEKALRKLRHPSRGRKLIAYAEAG encoded by the coding sequence ATGATAAATGCCTCATCCAAACAATCAGATACCAGCCTAGAACACTATCTCAAAGAACTCTCCCATTCTCACCCTATCTCTGCTGCAGAAGAATTTGAACTCGCCGTCAAAATGAAGCGAGGTGACCTCAAAGCGCGCAATCGCCTGATCAAAGCCAACTTGCGTTTTGTAGTCAACGTAGCCCTGAAATACCGCAATCAAGGTGTGGCACTGGCCGATCTGATCAGTGCCGGCAATATAGGCCTCATTACAGCCACCGAACGCTTTGACGAAACACGCGGTTTCAAATTTATCTCTTATGCCGTCTGGTGGATTCGCCAATCTATTCTACAAACGCTCGCCGAACAGGGGCGTATGATCCGTTTGCCTATCAACCGGTTGGATCTACTGCGTCGAATTAAAAACTTTAGCGACGAGTATCAATCCAATAAAGGCCACAGGCCCACAGAGACAGAAATCGCCAATGAATTTCAAATTACAGAAGACCAGGTCATCGATATGCTGTCTCACAGTCCGATCGTATTTTCTTTGGACAAACCAATTCATGACGAAGATACAACCCTCATCGACTTGATGCACGACGAAGATCAGGCCCCACCAGATGCTGCAATATTTCACAATGCCCTGCGAGATGAAGTCAACGATCTGCTCCATACCCTGGATAATCGTGAAGCCGACGTTATCCGTCTCTATTTTGGTCTCGATGGCTCCAGTTGGACACTTCAGGCCATAGCTAACAAATATAGCCTCACGCGTGAGCGAGTACGCCAAATTAAAGAAAAAGCCCTGCGTAAATTGCGTCACCCCTCTCGGGGGCGCAAACTCATTGCGTATGCAGAAGCCGGCTAA